From Gossypium raimondii isolate GPD5lz chromosome 11, ASM2569854v1, whole genome shotgun sequence:
TGAATATTGAGATAGGAATCTGTAGCATGTGAGCTAAAATCCATGCAGAAAGTGGCttacaatgaaaaaaatattagaacaTTGAAAACATCAACAGATTTACAAACGTTTGACATTATTATTGTAGTTTCATATTCATGACTTACAACTTTAATGTCTTTTCTTGATCATCGTGATGATATGGAAGAAAAGACAGATCTAAGAAACGATTGCAAAGGACGACAGGCAGTGACAGAGAAACATGAAATGGACAACAAACCCAAAAGCATTTACATGGTGAAAGAAGAAAAGACacatttctaaattaaaaattttacaacataaggagaCCACTGTTAATTGTCtctctgaatatttttttttctgttgcAGAAAAGATGCTGTTGCTGTTTTGGTTGGTAGCAAGGCAGATTGTTTCTTCAACTTTTATTCTTTCCGTTCATACCAAGTGTGCTCAACGACGGCGTTCTGGGGTCCAGTGTGGTAAAGCTGGACTGAAATGCTTTGAAACCACCCTTGAGTCGAGAAGTTCCATGATTGGAGTGAAGCTGACACATCTTGGAACTTTGTATTGATTAATGGAAGCACCCCTTGAAATTGCATAGTCCATTAACTCCTCGAATGTGCCGTTCTTCACTACTCTTATCTCCAGTGGGCCGATTGAGTCTGCAACTCGGCACTGACGGTACACTACGTTCAATGATTCCTCCATTTGAAAGCAGCACTGGCTCAAAACTTCGTCCGTTGGGGCATTAGCAGCGTCTTTTACGAATAATTCCCAGTAGATAACGTAGTGACCTGGTATTTGTTTGGTGTCCGCGTAGCTCGTGTACTCAACAACGCTGGTGTTGAATTCCTTTAGCAAGACGGAAGCGTTTTCGATGGCCTGTTGCAACTCGGACTCGTCGGTTTTGTCGAAATCGATGCTCAGCAACACGTTCTTCCTCCTAATGAAACGGAATTGCGGGGCCGCGTTGTGGAAACCGGTGACTCGGAGGATATCGCCGACTCTGTAACGGCACAACCCGGCATAAGTAGTGACAATGAGTTCATATTCTTTCCCAACTTCTAGATCGGCGAGGTCAACGAGGCGTGGGGGTGAGTCACGAGATGAATCTTGAGCGGACGAGTCATCATGAGGCAAGAACTCAAAATAGGCCATGTTTGGCATGATAGTATATGAAACCTCGGATGGTTTGCACATTGGCTTGAGGTTAAGACCAAAATAACACTCTGAGGATGCATACATGGTGCAAGCCATCGGCAAGCCACCACTGTAATATTCAAGGGTGGGAATATATTGAGCCATAGCTCCAGTTACGATCACATCAAGGTACTTTGTGTTGGGCCAAATTCTAGTGATGATGCATTCCCAGTTCTCCTCTGAGCATTCCTTGGTAATGAAAGCAGCAAGTTCTGGGTTAGGTTTCAAGATTTTGCTCATACATTCACGAACTGAAGGATCAGTGactttagggtttaaagttCCGGTTTCGATGTCATGAGCAAATTGTTTCCAGTTGACTTGCAGGAAACGAACGGCCTTGAGCAGGCCAGAAGCGAAGACGGCACCAACACGAAGGACCTCTTCCCTCATGATCAAGCCGCAGAGCATCTGGGCGTACATGCTCTGGATCGAGTCGGGGCAAAGAATGGTCTCGTTGGGGCTGGTGTAAACATTGAAAGGATCATATGGTCTGCTCTTAAAGTGGTCGCTTTTGTAGTAGCTGGTAAGAACAGGGCGTGCCAGAAGCCCTCCAGGGGTCTTTGTTTCAGCTTTTataaacaagaaataaagacCCTTCCCTTTGTCCAATCCCGGCACGTAACTATCATCaccaaaaagacaaaaatatcaAACTTTGTTTTCAACAAAGATTATCTTTTTTCCATATGAGAAAAGaagccaaagaagaagaaaaaggtagAACAAATATACTCACAGATTCATTACAGGCATGAGAAGACTATACAAGAGTTGCCGACGATTCAACTCTTCATGAATTGTTGGCATCAGCTTCCTTTCTCCAGCTGAAGTCCCAGAACTGCAAATTAAGGTCCCCAAGAAAACTTCATAACCAAATAACAATACGACGAAAAAACGAGGACACAAAACCTAAAATCTTTTACCTGGTCAGAAACTCTGAAATGGGGTGAGAAGATAAGATGGGAGACTTGTCACCATTGGCGATACGTTGGATTTCAGGCTGAAGATCCTCGTAAGTGACAACAGGGACTTTGGACTTGAATGTGTCTCGGTCCGTAGCTCCATTGAGCTGGAAGCGTTTGAGGTACTCAGTGTCGGCATTTCGACTTAAGATCTCACCTAAAATCCTCTCTTGAACAGAATCAACATTCTTTGTCATCTCTTCAATGAACTGAAGAGCTTTGGCGTCTTTCTCACTAACGGAGGCACCAACTGCGGAGGAGAGAGTTGAATCAACAGCCATGATCAATGATGATGGAGATAtcataaagttataaaaaagttaaaagattaCTAAAGCAAATGGAAGGTGTGAGGGAAGGGGAAGGAGGTAAGGGTGTCTTATATAGGGGGGGAGGCAAGCATTTTGTATGTGCCACGTCGTTAACTTGTAAAGACAGAGGAATAGATGGTTTTTGGAGGGAAGCCGATGGAATTATGTGTTGTTTGCAGAAATATTTAAGAGTGTCCCCGAGGTGTAGCTTGGGAAGGAGACACGTGAGCCCCATGACACGTAAAACTGGTAGTAAGAACCCCGACATGCGGGTCCTACGTGTCGTGCCATGTCAGCTCGAGGGTGggttttctttatattttaaaattgtttaagcCTAGACGTCAGCCGGACCACACGCGGCTCTTTTTCTGCTTCTTCTGTTGCTCGATGATGGCGACTCCTTGCCGGCTCTCCCAAGGAAATTAAAGAGACGGCCCAAGCCTATGCTGCAATTTGTTGTTGCTTAGGAGGGGGAAATCAACAACTACTACTAGGGCTTTTGATTAATCTCACCCctaatcattattttattaattacccATCTCTTCAAATTGGGATTCTTTAATAAAACTACAACATATCGTTGCAGTTATCACGTGAAAGTGACTGAAAGGATCttatttcttatctttttaaaatatgtcCTAACATTCTCGGTGTTTTTAAAAGCATGGTTAGaatttgtgtttttgtataattttattggtGCCGATGTGGAGGTTCACTAGTAACA
This genomic window contains:
- the LOC105803979 gene encoding probable indole-3-acetic acid-amido synthetase GH3.1, with the translated sequence MISPSSLIMAVDSTLSSAVGASVSEKDAKALQFIEEMTKNVDSVQERILGEILSRNADTEYLKRFQLNGATDRDTFKSKVPVVTYEDLQPEIQRIANGDKSPILSSHPISEFLTSSGTSAGERKLMPTIHEELNRRQLLYSLLMPVMNLYVPGLDKGKGLYFLFIKAETKTPGGLLARPVLTSYYKSDHFKSRPYDPFNVYTSPNETILCPDSIQSMYAQMLCGLIMREEVLRVGAVFASGLLKAVRFLQVNWKQFAHDIETGTLNPKVTDPSVRECMSKILKPNPELAAFITKECSEENWECIITRIWPNTKYLDVIVTGAMAQYIPTLEYYSGGLPMACTMYASSECYFGLNLKPMCKPSEVSYTIMPNMAYFEFLPHDDSSAQDSSRDSPPRLVDLADLEVGKEYELIVTTYAGLCRYRVGDILRVTGFHNAAPQFRFIRRKNVLLSIDFDKTDESELQQAIENASVLLKEFNTSVVEYTSYADTKQIPGHYVIYWELFVKDAANAPTDEVLSQCCFQMEESLNVVYRQCRVADSIGPLEIRVVKNGTFEELMDYAISRGASINQYKVPRCVSFTPIMELLDSRVVSKHFSPALPHWTPERRR